GCTTGCTCTTGCGGCGGCCGGAGGATTTATCATCGCTGTCCTTGTAATAAGACTCTTCGAAGTAACCGCTGTAGTAATAATAATAAGAGTCGGAGGACATATTGATGTTGTTGAGCACAATGCCCATGAGGTTGCCGCCCACCTTTTCAATCATCTGCTTGGCGCGGATGGTCATGGGCTGCGGGTAGCGGCGGTACTGAATAATTTGCAGCGTCATGTCCACCTCGCTGGCAAGGATGGAAGCATCGCTGATGCCCATGATGGGCGGTGAATCAAAGAACACAAAATCATAACGCCGCTTCAATTCGGCAATCATCTCCTTCATGGCGGGAGAATTCAAAATGCCCATCGCGCTGCTCGGCAGTTTGCCGCTGGGCATGAAATCCAGCGTGGCAAGACTGGTGGTTTGAATCACCTCGGGCAGGCTGTTTTGTTTGAGCAGGAAGTTGGTCAAGCCCACGCTGTTGGAAACGCCCAGCCGCTTGTGGAGGCTGGGACGGCGCAGGTCCGAGTCCACCAGCAGCACCCGGCTGCCGCTCTGTGCGAAGACCACCGCCAGGTTAAACAGCGTGGTGGATTTGCCTTCGCCCGCGCCGGCGCTGACCACCGTGAGCGTATTCCAGTGGTCATCCTTGCGGGAGAACAACAAATTGGTGCGTAATACTCGATAGGCCTCCGCATGGGGGCTCTCCGGCCCCTCCTCCAACAAGTTGCCCACATTTTGCGGGATAACCCCAAGCACTGGCGCCTGCAGCGCGCGCTCCACATCGTCAATGGTCTTCACGCTGGTATCCAGGTACTCCACAAAGAACGCCAGCCCGATGCCCAGCACCAGCCCCGCCACCACCCCCAGGCTGATGTTCAGGATTTTTTTGGGCCGCACCGGGCGCAAAATCGGCTCGGCCTGGTCCACCATCTTGACCACGGAGTATTGAATTTTCTGGTTGTCCAGAATGGCGGCCTGGATGCGCATGGCCAATGCGTTTTTCACCGAGCGCGCGGTCTCCAATTCCTCCTTGGCGGAATAATACTCCATCAAACGAGACCCCGCCTCGCGGTCTTTTTTCTTGGCCTCATCCAGGCGGTGGGCCAGTTCCTCCACCCCCGCCTTGCTTTTCTCCACCACCGCCCGGAGTCCTTCCAGGATGCCGGTCAGCCGCTCGTCCACCAGCCGCTCCTGGGTGTTGAGCAATTGCACCAGGCGCTTGTATTCCGGATGCGCTTCCCCGTAGTCTTCGGCTGTCAGCGCCAGTTGCTGCTCCGTCTTGTTCAAGTCCTCCAGCAGCGTCATCAGAATGGTGTCAGGCTGCACGGTGACCAGCGCCCGTTTCAATTCCGTGCGCGTCATTTTGGCCAGCTTG
This is a stretch of genomic DNA from Fontisphaera persica. It encodes these proteins:
- a CDS encoding GumC family protein, with the translated sequence MMDSTKNFGAPPAETKLHFLDYWRIIRVRKTVILTVFMLVVLTTTLVTQFLPPTYESVARIEVEKDMPDVEGFRERPILATFDPYWMQTQFEIIKSGTVLDAVINKLRLNERFAERDGMQVPYRMDETRLLLRRMVDLNLYRNTTIIEIRVESQKPEEAAEIANAIAEAYREYRQRTRLTLVEKGIQTLQDELKLKEQEYSARESNVVHLRKNLEINDIDPYSGRVYGTLDSETIRRLDAVHVDAQARYVELNAQYTKLAKMTRTELKRALVTVQPDTILMTLLEDLNKTEQQLALTAEDYGEAHPEYKRLVQLLNTQERLVDERLTGILEGLRAVVEKSKAGVEELAHRLDEAKKKDREAGSRLMEYYSAKEELETARSVKNALAMRIQAAILDNQKIQYSVVKMVDQAEPILRPVRPKKILNISLGVVAGLVLGIGLAFFVEYLDTSVKTIDDVERALQAPVLGVIPQNVGNLLEEGPESPHAEAYRVLRTNLLFSRKDDHWNTLTVVSAGAGEGKSTTLFNLAVVFAQSGSRVLLVDSDLRRPSLHKRLGVSNSVGLTNFLLKQNSLPEVIQTTSLATLDFMPSGKLPSSAMGILNSPAMKEMIAELKRRYDFVFFDSPPIMGISDASILASEVDMTLQIIQYRRYPQPMTIRAKQMIEKVGGNLMGIVLNNINMSSDSYYYYYSGYFEESYYKDSDDKSSGRRKSKRSGGEASPASSEVEIKQKY